GCGGAAGCGAAGAAGTCGATGGAGCTGTCGCTGCGCTGGGCCGCGCGCTCCAAATCCGCCTTCGAGGCACAGCCCCACCGCACCGAAGGCATGGCGCTTTTCGGCATCGTGCAGGGCAGCACCTATGAGCCGCTCCGCAAGGCGTCTGCCGCCGGCCTGCAGGAGATCGGCTTCGACGGTTACTCGGTCGGTGGTCTCGCGGTCGGCGAGGGCCAGGCGGAAATGCTCCGCGTTCTCGATTTCACGACCCCCGCGCTTCCCGAAAACAAGCCCCGCTACCTCATGGGCGTCGGCACGCCGGACGACCTCGTGGAATCCGTCGCGCGCGGTATCGACATGTTCGATTGCGTGATGCCGACGCGGAATGGCCGCCACGGCCTCGCCTTCACCTCGCGCGGCAAGGTGAACCTGAAGAATGCGCGCCACGCCGCCGACAAGCGCCCCCTCGACGAGACCAGCACATGCCCCGCCGCGCGCGATTATTCACGCGCCTATCTTCATCACCTCATCAAGTCGGGCGAGATGCTCGGCTCCATGCTGGTGAGCTGGATCAACGTCCATTACTACCAGTCCCTCATGGCCGGTATGCGCGCCGCCATCGCCGAGCAGCGTTTCGCGGCCTTCGTCGCCGATTTCAAGGCGGCGCAGGCCGGTGGCGACATCGAGCCCCTTTGAGGCTCAGTCCTCCGGCAGCGCATAGGCGATCACGTAATCGCCGATTTTCGTTTCCATGAAGTGATGCCCGCCCGGTGCGATGGCGATGTATTGCCGTCCCTCCACCTCATAGGTGATCGGCGTCGTCTGGCCGCCCGCCGGCAGTTTGGTTTCCCACAGCGTCTCGCCGGTCGCGATGTCGATGGCGCGGAACTTGTCGTCCGTCGTCGCCGCGATGAAGATCAGCCCGCCCGCCGTCAGCAGCGGTCCGCCATTGTTCGGCGTGCCGATGGTGAAGGGCAGCATCGTCGGAATGCCGAAGGGGCCGTTATTCTCGGCGCTGCCGAGCGGCCGGTCCCATATCGTCTTGCCGGTCGCAAGTTCGATGGCACGGATATGGCCATAGGGCGGCTTCTTGCAGAGGAGACCCGTCGGCATCCGCCAGCCCGCATTGACATGCACCGCATAGGGCGCGCCTGCCTGCGCGTCGCCTTCGCCTTCCGCGCGGCTGCTGCTGCTGCCTTTCTCGCCTTCCTCGCCGCCGCCTTCATGAATGCCCTTCAGGCCCATCTCGTCGGCTTCCTCGCGCGGGATCAGGCGGTTGAAGTTCGGCATGTCGTTGTAATTTGCGATCAGGATGCCGCGCTCCGTGTCGACGGCGACGCTGCCCCAGTCGGAGCCGCCATTATATCCCGGATATTGTATGAAGCGCCGGTCGGCGGTCGGCGGTGTGTATTCGCCTTCATAGGATGCGCGGCGGAACTGGATGCGGCACCAAAGCTGGTCGAGCGGCGTCATGCCCCACATGTCGCTTTCGGTGAGCCTTTCCTTGCTCAGCGTCGCATAGCTCGAATAAGGCTGCGTCGGCGACAGGTTCTCGGGCTCGACGCCGCCTTGCGGCACCGGCCGCTCCTCGACCGGGAAGAGCGGCGCTCCCGTCGCGCGGTTCAGCACATAGATCGGTCCCTGCTTGCTCGACAGGATCAGCGCAGGCACCGCGCCATCCTCCGTAGGCAGATCGATCAGCGTTGGCTGCGAGCCGAGATCGTAGTCCCAGACATCGTAATGAACCGTCTGGAAATGCCAGGCAACATCGCCGGTCGTCACATCCAGCGCCACAAGCGAAGTGCTGTATTCATTCTCGTAATCGGCCCGGTCGGCGCCCCAGTAATCGACAGAGGAATTGCCCATCGGCAGATAAACAAGGCCGAGCGCGCTGTCTCCGGCGGCGATGGTCCACATGTTGGGTGTGCCGCGCGTATAGGTCTCGCCTTCCGGCGGTGCGCCCTTGCGGTCCGGTCGGCCCATGTCCCATGCCCAGGCGAGTTCGCCGCTCACCGCATCATAGCCGCGGATGACGCCCGATGGCGCGTCTTCAGCCTGCCCGTCCTTCACCTGCGCGCCGACAACGGCAATGCCGCGCACAATGGTCGGCGGCGAGGTCACGGAATACCAGCCCGGCACCGTCTCGCCGATGCCCTCATTGAGATCGACCGTGCCGTTCTCGCCAAAGCCGGGGCAGGGCGCGCCCGTCGCGGCATCGACGGCGATCAGCCGCGCGTCGAGCGTCGCTTCCATGATGCGCGTGGCGCAGGTCTCGCCGGCAGCCGCCTGCGGCGCCTCGTAATAGGCGACGCCCCGGCAGGTCGCGCCATAGGGAATGGCGGCATCGGGCACTTCCGGGTCGTGGCGCCAGATTTCCTCGCCGGTTGCCGCGTCCAGCGCCACCATGATGTTCTTCGCGGTGCAGTGATAGAGATTATTGCCGATCTTGAGCGGCGTGTTCTCCGGCGCATATTCGCCCGCCGCCGCCTCGCTCGGCATGTCGCCGCTGCGATAGGTCCAGACCTCCCGTAGCCGCGACACATTCTCCGGCGTGATCTGCGTCAGGGGTGAGTGGCGCGTCGCGGCATTCGAGCCGCCATAGGCCGGCCAGTCGGCGCCCGCGCTGAAAATGCGGTCCGCTTCCACCGCAGTGGTGGGCGCCGCCGTCACTTCAGGCGGCATGTCGATGTTTTCGCCGCCGTTCCCGCCTTCCTCCACCGGCTCCATGCTTTGCTGCCTTTGGCCGCCATTCGCGAAGGCGGGCGGCGCCACATCGCGCAGCAGCAGCGCCCCGCCAAGACCGAGCAGCACGAGAATGCTCAGCGCCGTGCCGGAGGAGGGGTATCGCCGATCCATCCGGGGTTTACGCAGGCCCGGTATCGCGGTGAGCGCCAGCAGAAGCAGCACCGTCGGCGCGACAAGGCGCGGCACTTGCGCCCAAGGCTCGAGGCCCGCTTCCCAGTAAGCCCAGGCGAGCGTGAAGAGCCATGCAGCGAGATAGGTCCAGAGCCCCGCCATGTCGTGGAACATCATCAGCAGGCCCGCAGCCGTGAGCGCGATGCCGACGATGACGTAATACCAGGAGCCGCCAAGCAGAAGCAGCCAGAAGCCGCCGCCCGCGAGCAGCAGCCCCGTCAGCGCGATCACCGCGCCGATAAAGCCGCTCCACCACCAGCCGAAGCCGCGCCGGGGCTTCTCGGGCACCCACCACTCGTCTTGCGGGCGGCGGGTGGGTTGGCCGGTTTGCGGCATCTCTGTCATGAAACTCCCCCATGGATCGAATGAATTTCCCATGAGAGAGAACGGTTCTGCCGCTCAATGGGTTCCATAGGGTTCCATCCGCCGCAGGGGCGGGGACCTTCTTCGCCATCATGCCGGAAGGGGATTCGCGCAAACATGACCGGCGGGGCTCGGCCGTCATGAAAAATGCGAGAGGACAAAAGGACTTGGCCCGGGCGCCATCCGGTGTTGACCCCATGCAGCGCGCCCCTTAAGTTCCGCCCACCTTTCGAGGCGCGGCCCCGTTTTCCGCTCCTCCGGCGGGCCCTTAGCTCAGCGGTAGAGCGGCTGACTTTTAATCAGTAGGTCGATGGTTCGATCCCATCAGGGCTCACCACTTTTCGCGTTTTCCGCGCGTTTCCGTCGGTGATGCGGTTGAGTTTTCGCTCTCGCTGATAGAGCATCCCGCCACCGAAACAAACGCGCCGCCAGGGCGGTGCATCCCGGGGGGAAACATGTCGCTCTCGCTTTATGAAATTGCCGTTCCGAACTACCTGCAGACGCTCACCGCCGTCTCCGGCTTCCTGAAAAAGGGCGCCGCCTTCTGCGAGGAGCAGGGCACCAATCCGAACGACATCGTCGCCGCGCGCGTGATCGACGACATGCTGCCTTTCAGCTTCCAGATCGCCTCCATCGCGCATCATT
Above is a window of Parvibaculum lavamentivorans DS-1 DNA encoding:
- the tgt gene encoding tRNA guanosine(34) transglycosylase Tgt, coding for MSQFKFTLAATDGRARTGAIDTPRGTIRTPAFMPVGTAATVKALYPEQVRATGADIVLGNTYHLMLRPGAEEIAALGGLHSFMNWPHPILTDSGGFQVMSLSKLRKMTEEGVTFQSHLDGSRHLLSPERSIEIQCLLGSDIQMQLDECTPFPATEAEAKKSMELSLRWAARSKSAFEAQPHRTEGMALFGIVQGSTYEPLRKASAAGLQEIGFDGYSVGGLAVGEGQAEMLRVLDFTTPALPENKPRYLMGVGTPDDLVESVARGIDMFDCVMPTRNGRHGLAFTSRGKVNLKNARHAADKRPLDETSTCPAARDYSRAYLHHLIKSGEMLGSMLVSWINVHYYQSLMAGMRAAIAEQRFAAFVADFKAAQAGGDIEPL
- a CDS encoding membrane-bound PQQ-dependent dehydrogenase, glucose/quinate/shikimate family — translated: MTEMPQTGQPTRRPQDEWWVPEKPRRGFGWWWSGFIGAVIALTGLLLAGGGFWLLLLGGSWYYVIVGIALTAAGLLMMFHDMAGLWTYLAAWLFTLAWAYWEAGLEPWAQVPRLVAPTVLLLLALTAIPGLRKPRMDRRYPSSGTALSILVLLGLGGALLLRDVAPPAFANGGQRQQSMEPVEEGGNGGENIDMPPEVTAAPTTAVEADRIFSAGADWPAYGGSNAATRHSPLTQITPENVSRLREVWTYRSGDMPSEAAAGEYAPENTPLKIGNNLYHCTAKNIMVALDAATGEEIWRHDPEVPDAAIPYGATCRGVAYYEAPQAAAGETCATRIMEATLDARLIAVDAATGAPCPGFGENGTVDLNEGIGETVPGWYSVTSPPTIVRGIAVVGAQVKDGQAEDAPSGVIRGYDAVSGELAWAWDMGRPDRKGAPPEGETYTRGTPNMWTIAAGDSALGLVYLPMGNSSVDYWGADRADYENEYSTSLVALDVTTGDVAWHFQTVHYDVWDYDLGSQPTLIDLPTEDGAVPALILSSKQGPIYVLNRATGAPLFPVEERPVPQGGVEPENLSPTQPYSSYATLSKERLTESDMWGMTPLDQLWCRIQFRRASYEGEYTPPTADRRFIQYPGYNGGSDWGSVAVDTERGILIANYNDMPNFNRLIPREEADEMGLKGIHEGGGEEGEKGSSSSRAEGEGDAQAGAPYAVHVNAGWRMPTGLLCKKPPYGHIRAIELATGKTIWDRPLGSAENNGPFGIPTMLPFTIGTPNNGGPLLTAGGLIFIAATTDDKFRAIDIATGETLWETKLPAGGQTTPITYEVEGRQYIAIAPGGHHFMETKIGDYVIAYALPED